One Solibacillus sp. R5-41 DNA segment encodes these proteins:
- the mazG gene encoding nucleoside triphosphate pyrophosphohydrolase, translating to MNQLTVIGLGAADFDQMQMGVYKKIKAAKNLFVRTDDHPVLQDLREQGIDFTSFDEIYVKHGSFGPVYEEIAQRLIEAVAHEDIMYAVPGHPLVAEQTVQHLIEAHKKGQIQLVIEGGQSFLDPIFGALKIDPIEGFQLLDGTSMSMHDVNMRQHILIAQVYDAFSASEVKLTLMEKYRDDYPITIVTAAGSSQEQLRTVPLYELDQAAEINNLTTVYVPPVQNDEDALRDWVTFRQIIATLRGPKGCPWDQKQTHESLKKYLLEEAHEFLAAVDAEDDFAMVEELGDVLLQVFLHAQIGEDNGYFTLEEVLASINEKMIRRHPHVFGDVSVEDAEAVVANWEAIKKAEKGPEADVLLLKNEYRPTSTLQTSYNYQKKAATVGFDWPNVEDAWEKFAEEWQEFREEIANGSQTTRLDEFGDVLFTLVNLARFYKISPEEAMIHANEKFARRFNYVEQRVKEIGKTFESFTLDQLDAFWDEAKRIERGE from the coding sequence TTGAATCAATTAACAGTGATAGGTCTAGGTGCAGCAGATTTTGATCAAATGCAAATGGGCGTTTATAAAAAAATTAAAGCAGCAAAAAATTTATTTGTTCGTACAGACGATCATCCAGTGTTACAAGACTTACGTGAACAGGGGATTGACTTTACGAGCTTCGATGAAATTTATGTGAAACACGGCTCATTTGGCCCTGTTTATGAGGAAATTGCCCAGCGTTTAATTGAAGCAGTGGCACATGAGGATATTATGTATGCTGTACCAGGGCATCCCCTTGTAGCAGAGCAAACCGTGCAACATTTAATTGAGGCACATAAAAAAGGACAAATCCAGCTTGTAATTGAAGGTGGACAAAGTTTCTTAGATCCAATTTTCGGAGCGCTAAAAATTGACCCAATTGAAGGCTTTCAATTATTAGATGGTACAAGTATGTCAATGCATGATGTGAATATGCGTCAGCACATTTTAATTGCGCAAGTATACGATGCTTTTAGCGCTTCAGAAGTGAAGTTGACACTAATGGAAAAATACCGAGATGATTATCCGATAACGATTGTGACAGCAGCAGGATCCTCTCAAGAACAACTTAGAACAGTGCCATTATATGAGCTCGACCAGGCAGCAGAAATCAATAATTTAACGACTGTTTATGTACCACCTGTTCAAAATGATGAAGATGCGTTACGTGATTGGGTGACATTCCGTCAAATTATTGCCACGTTACGCGGGCCAAAGGGCTGTCCGTGGGATCAAAAGCAGACGCATGAATCATTAAAAAAGTATTTATTAGAAGAAGCGCATGAATTTTTAGCTGCGGTGGATGCTGAAGATGATTTCGCTATGGTAGAAGAACTTGGGGATGTGCTACTACAAGTATTTTTACATGCTCAAATCGGAGAAGATAATGGCTATTTCACATTAGAAGAAGTTCTAGCTTCTATTAATGAAAAGATGATTCGCCGCCATCCACATGTCTTTGGAGATGTTTCTGTGGAAGATGCAGAAGCAGTTGTGGCGAATTGGGAAGCAATCAAAAAGGCAGAAAAGGGACCTGAAGCCGACGTCCTATTATTAAAAAATGAATATCGTCCGACTTCCACTCTACAAACCTCGTATAATTATCAAAAAAAGGCAGCAACAGTTGGTTTTGATTGGCCAAATGTAGAAGATGCATGGGAGAAGTTTGCTGAGGAATGGCAAGAGTTCCGTGAAGAGATTGCTAACGGTTCACAGACAACACGTTTAGATGAATTTGGTGATGTTTTATTTACACTTGTGAATCTCGCACGTTTTTATAAAATCTCACCAGAAGAGGCGATGATTCATGCAAACGAAAAATTTGCGCGCCGTTTTAATTATGTAGAACAACGTGTCAAAGAAATTGGGAAAACTTTCGAAAGCTTTACATTAGATCAATTAGATGCCTTTTGGGATGAGGCAAAACGAATAGAAAGAGGGGAATAA
- a CDS encoding polysaccharide biosynthesis protein, which yields MSSQSYGMKNYMKGALLLTVAALIVKILSAIYRVPYQNLVGDQGFYVYQQVYPFIAFFVVWTSSGFAVAISKILADLEAQGGTPIEKRAVTRVIFNYLLVLSIIFFCFLFFGADSLAALMKDPQLAPLLQVGSFVTLCMPILAVLKGCFQANSMMKPVAYAQVFEQMIRVAVILMGTVILLSFTQSVYEAGKMAIFGTVIGEVAGISLLLFFVKRNPSPKEHVKTKMKVWPIIKEVTIYSISISMSGLLLLCFQLVDSFTIYPLLIESGMGKEQAMELKGIYDRGQPLVQLGLVIASSLSLAIVPLVAFKAKKTSGRGALPFIQLTYRSSLLFGVAAALGLIVVMPYVNEMLFTTDALSNVLIIYVMQIIPLSIILTFTAILQGYSKLKLPAIFLVTSIAVKYLGNTLFIAQFGIVGAALASNIGLYLTAIALIIYLKKWTKAAFAKWQFYWHLLLASVAMIVAVEGTIWLLNELVEGMSFSRITAVLYSLLLVGVGAFTFMTVVGRLRVLAEKEWFLIPLGRRMAAYQLWLNRKK from the coding sequence ATGTCTTCTCAAAGTTATGGAATGAAGAATTATATGAAAGGCGCACTATTACTTACGGTGGCTGCACTCATCGTAAAAATACTTAGCGCCATTTATCGTGTACCGTATCAAAATTTAGTTGGTGACCAAGGCTTTTATGTGTACCAGCAAGTGTATCCATTTATCGCGTTTTTTGTTGTATGGACGTCAAGTGGATTTGCTGTGGCCATTTCAAAGATACTAGCGGATTTGGAGGCACAAGGAGGCACTCCAATCGAGAAACGAGCGGTGACTCGTGTTATTTTCAACTATTTACTAGTGTTATCCATTATATTTTTTTGTTTTTTATTTTTTGGTGCAGACAGTTTAGCCGCATTAATGAAAGATCCACAATTGGCGCCGCTCCTTCAAGTCGGTTCCTTTGTGACGCTATGTATGCCGATATTGGCAGTTTTAAAAGGATGTTTTCAAGCAAATAGCATGATGAAACCAGTCGCGTATGCACAGGTTTTTGAGCAAATGATTCGAGTAGCGGTTATTTTAATGGGTACGGTTATTTTACTGTCCTTTACGCAATCCGTTTATGAAGCGGGGAAAATGGCGATTTTCGGTACGGTGATCGGAGAAGTTGCAGGTATTTCATTATTGTTATTTTTTGTGAAGAGGAATCCCTCCCCGAAAGAGCATGTGAAAACAAAAATGAAGGTGTGGCCAATTATAAAAGAGGTCACAATTTATAGCATTAGCATTAGTATGAGCGGCCTTTTATTATTATGTTTCCAGTTAGTCGACTCATTCACGATTTACCCTTTATTAATTGAATCGGGTATGGGGAAAGAGCAGGCAATGGAGTTAAAGGGTATCTATGATAGAGGACAACCACTTGTCCAGCTTGGACTTGTCATTGCCTCATCACTTTCGCTCGCGATTGTTCCACTTGTAGCATTTAAAGCGAAAAAGACGAGTGGGCGCGGGGCATTGCCATTTATTCAGCTGACGTATCGCAGTTCGCTGTTATTTGGTGTAGCTGCGGCACTTGGGTTGATTGTTGTGATGCCCTATGTGAATGAGATGCTGTTTACAACGGATGCACTATCGAATGTGTTAATCATTTATGTCATGCAAATTATCCCTTTATCGATTATTTTAACGTTTACAGCGATTTTACAAGGCTATAGCAAATTAAAATTACCGGCTATTTTTCTTGTGACGAGTATTGCGGTAAAATACTTGGGGAATACCCTTTTTATAGCACAATTCGGTATTGTTGGTGCTGCTCTTGCAAGTAATATAGGGCTCTATCTTACAGCGATTGCACTCATTATTTATTTGAAAAAATGGACGAAGGCAGCGTTTGCAAAGTGGCAATTTTATTGGCATTTATTGTTGGCGAGTGTGGCGATGATTGTCGCTGTTGAAGGAACGATTTGGCTGTTGAATGAGCTTGTAGAGGGCATGTCATTCAGCCGCATAACAGCCGTTTTATATAGTTTATTACTTGTAGGAGTTGGCGCGTTTACATTTATGACCGTTGTGGGGAGACTACGTGTGCTAGCAGAAAAAGAGTGGTTTTTAATACCCCTTGGTAGACGCATGGCCGCATATCAATTATGGTTAAATCGAAAGAAGTAG
- a CDS encoding septum formation initiator family protein has protein sequence MLGRKTKEQLHKQNVQSLNNDYVRSNPQAKVKAKAKQAVLRRRRMAVFFVLAVAVIGFLVNVNMAQNEKLLAKIEQKDVVTEALNEVTAQQEMLNLQIMKLEDDEYIAKLARKEFFLSEEGEYIFTIPKATEKNNEEDSDKQD, from the coding sequence ATGTTAGGGAGGAAAACAAAAGAACAATTACATAAGCAGAATGTTCAATCGTTGAACAATGACTATGTCCGCTCAAATCCACAAGCTAAAGTAAAGGCAAAAGCAAAGCAAGCAGTTTTACGTCGAAGAAGAATGGCTGTCTTTTTTGTTTTAGCTGTTGCGGTTATCGGTTTTTTAGTGAATGTGAATATGGCTCAAAACGAAAAGCTACTAGCAAAAATTGAGCAAAAAGATGTTGTAACGGAAGCGCTTAATGAGGTGACCGCCCAGCAGGAGATGCTGAATTTACAAATCATGAAGCTAGAAGATGATGAATATATTGCAAAGCTAGCCAGAAAAGAATTTTTCCTTTCTGAAGAAGGCGAATACATCTTTACAATTCCAAAAGCAACAGAAAAAAATAACGAAGAAGACTCAGACAAACAGGATTAG
- the yabQ gene encoding spore cortex biosynthesis protein YabQ: protein MMSAQLVSVLVMFISGIAVGAVIDCTRTVLNEIPSKIMRRFTYLVEWIIWISLGICTFYFLFLVKGGQWRVVDPLAQIAGIFAYEFIFQKIARFLGRVIVNILIKPIFFIGHLIVRIIRSLIRLLLNGIALLARPFYKFYKKYLAKSFQKKK, encoded by the coding sequence ATGATGAGTGCGCAGCTTGTAAGCGTCCTTGTGATGTTTATAAGTGGAATCGCTGTTGGTGCAGTGATTGATTGTACACGTACAGTATTAAACGAAATACCGAGTAAAATAATGAGACGCTTCACATATTTAGTGGAATGGATAATATGGATTTCCCTCGGTATATGTACATTTTACTTTTTGTTTTTAGTAAAGGGTGGGCAATGGCGTGTCGTGGATCCACTTGCCCAAATTGCTGGTATCTTTGCTTATGAATTTATCTTTCAAAAAATAGCACGTTTTTTAGGACGGGTTATTGTAAATATACTAATTAAACCAATTTTCTTTATAGGGCATCTAATTGTTCGGATTATTCGTAGTCTCATTCGTCTTTTATTGAATGGAATTGCTCTACTAGCTAGACCATTTTATAAATTTTATAAGAAATATTTAGCGAAATCCTTTCAAAAGAAGAAATGA
- a CDS encoding S1 domain-containing RNA-binding protein — translation MSIEVGSKVQGKVTGITNFGAFVELPDGKTGLVHISEVADNYVKDINEHLKVGDEVEVKVMNVEADGKIGLSIRKAKPQAERPERPERPDRPDRPERSQRPRRDNNRSNDRNDRQPKENFEQKMARFLKDSDERLSTLKRATESKRGGRGARRG, via the coding sequence ATGTCAATTGAAGTAGGCAGCAAAGTACAAGGTAAGGTAACAGGGATCACAAATTTCGGCGCGTTCGTTGAGCTACCAGATGGTAAGACGGGGTTAGTTCATATTAGTGAAGTGGCGGACAACTATGTAAAAGATATCAATGAACATCTTAAAGTTGGCGATGAAGTCGAAGTAAAAGTGATGAATGTTGAAGCGGATGGGAAGATTGGTCTTTCAATTCGTAAGGCAAAACCTCAAGCAGAGCGTCCAGAACGCCCAGAACGTCCGGATCGCCCAGATCGCCCAGAGCGTTCACAACGTCCTCGCCGCGATAATAATCGTTCAAACGATCGTAATGATCGTCAACCAAAAGAAAATTTTGAGCAAAAAATGGCGCGTTTCTTAAAAGATAGTGATGAACGATTATCTACGCTAAAACGTGCAACGGAATCAAAGCGCGGTGGCCGAGGAGCTCGTAGAGGGTAA
- the mfd gene encoding transcription-repair coupling factor, with protein sequence MDTFHQLFLQDKQIHNLLQQIKDGSANEQLITGLTGSARPALIQSIFKETKKSIYIISPNLLQAQKLVDDLGSLIGEEWIHYYPAEEFIAANMTTSSPELRAQRIATIGRLVKGELGIYVIPVAGMRKLLNRPMDWVNNDLQTAIGQELDIEQWLHQLVEMGYTRSQMVTTPGEFAMRGGIMDIYPPYLESPIRIELFDTEVDSIRTFSADDQRSIEKREHIEILPATEILLAASERLTIAERLESALANSLKKVKKKETQELLLQSIGQDIELLRQGQLPDHIAKYGSLLFERPAFLGDYFAKDGLILFDELGRIQEVMDAWEREENEWFLSLIEEGKMLHEVKPSYSLKEVLAMLEQPTLYFALFTRTFSGIKFKKTTNFSCKPMQQFHGQIALLQNEIARWQQENYTVLITVTSDERLKSMQKMLDDYQISTAIGFHKEPGIYIIHATLVAGFELPLQKIAVITEDELFKQQQKKKARPQKMTNAERIKSYTEIKPGDYVVHVHHGIGKYIGIETLVIDGIHQDYLHVRYRADDKLFVPVDQIDLIQRYVGAEDKETKLHKLGGPEWKKTKAKVSSAVQDIADDLIKLYAQREAEVGFAFAPDTDEQRNFEDAFPYEETEDQLRTIIEVKHDMERERPMDRLVCGDVGYGKTEVAIRAAFKAILDGKQVAFLVPTTILAQQHYETIHKRFEEFAMNVGLLSRFRTKKQQTETLKGLREGTVDIVIGTHRVLSKDVVYQNLGLLIVDEEQRFGVTHKEKIKQLKTNIDVLTLTATPIPRTLHMSMVGVRDLSVIETPPQNRFPVQTYVMEHSGALVREAIEREMARGGQTFYLYNRVEDMARRVEEIQMLVPDARVAFAHGRMTEAQLESVILSFIDGEYDVLVTTTIIETGVDIPNVNTLIVHDADRMGLSQLYQLRGRVGRSSRIAYAYFMYERDKVLSDVAEQRLQAVKEFTELGSGFKIAMRDLSIRGAGNLLGAQQHGFIDSVGFDLYSQMLEEAVEERRSGVKREEKVDIEIILQVDAYIPDAYIPDGYQKIQMYKRIKAMERVEDYLEIIDEMQDRFGDIPPETERLMRIARMKVWAAQADVLSIKEKQQVASITLSEQGTALSDGAKIVEQSMEFGQAVGFGMEGTQLIVTVNYKKCGKYSPLEVLEKMMEIISNAKKA encoded by the coding sequence GTGGATACTTTTCATCAGTTATTTTTACAAGATAAACAGATTCATAATTTACTCCAGCAAATAAAAGATGGTTCAGCAAATGAGCAATTGATTACTGGACTAACAGGTAGTGCAAGGCCAGCACTTATTCAATCGATTTTTAAAGAAACAAAGAAATCCATTTATATCATTTCACCGAATTTATTGCAGGCACAAAAACTCGTAGATGATCTAGGCTCTTTAATCGGTGAGGAATGGATTCATTATTATCCTGCTGAGGAATTTATAGCAGCAAATATGACGACATCATCACCAGAGTTGCGAGCACAGCGTATCGCGACGATTGGTCGACTGGTGAAGGGTGAACTGGGAATTTACGTCATTCCAGTAGCAGGGATGCGAAAATTATTAAATAGGCCAATGGATTGGGTCAACAATGATTTACAAACGGCCATTGGTCAAGAACTGGACATTGAACAATGGCTTCACCAACTTGTTGAAATGGGATATACACGCAGTCAAATGGTGACAACACCCGGGGAATTTGCGATGCGTGGGGGCATAATGGACATTTATCCACCTTATTTAGAATCCCCAATCCGAATTGAACTATTTGATACAGAAGTCGATTCAATTCGTACCTTTTCTGCAGATGACCAGCGTTCTATTGAAAAGCGAGAGCACATTGAAATTTTACCAGCAACTGAAATTTTACTGGCAGCAAGTGAGCGACTGACGATTGCAGAGCGCCTAGAGTCAGCACTTGCGAATAGCTTAAAAAAGGTGAAAAAGAAGGAAACTCAAGAGCTCCTTTTACAAAGTATCGGGCAGGATATTGAATTATTACGCCAAGGACAATTACCGGACCATATTGCTAAATATGGCTCCTTATTATTTGAGCGCCCTGCTTTTTTAGGGGATTATTTCGCGAAAGATGGGCTCATTTTATTTGATGAATTGGGTCGTATTCAAGAAGTGATGGATGCATGGGAACGAGAGGAAAATGAATGGTTTTTATCCTTAATTGAAGAGGGAAAAATGCTCCATGAGGTAAAACCTTCATATTCGTTAAAGGAAGTATTGGCGATGCTAGAGCAGCCAACGCTTTATTTTGCTCTGTTTACACGTACTTTTTCAGGTATTAAATTTAAGAAAACTACGAATTTTTCATGTAAGCCGATGCAACAATTTCACGGGCAAATTGCCTTATTACAAAATGAAATTGCGCGCTGGCAGCAGGAAAATTATACGGTTCTTATTACAGTCACAAGTGATGAACGCTTAAAATCCATGCAGAAGATGCTCGATGATTATCAAATTTCTACAGCAATTGGATTTCATAAGGAACCGGGCATTTATATTATTCATGCAACGTTGGTAGCTGGTTTTGAACTACCTTTACAAAAAATTGCGGTCATTACAGAGGATGAATTGTTCAAGCAACAGCAAAAGAAAAAAGCACGTCCACAAAAAATGACGAATGCCGAGCGTATTAAATCATATACCGAAATTAAACCAGGCGACTATGTTGTCCATGTGCATCATGGTATCGGGAAGTATATTGGAATTGAAACGCTTGTCATTGATGGTATACATCAAGATTATTTACATGTGCGCTATCGTGCAGATGATAAACTATTTGTGCCCGTTGATCAAATTGATTTAATTCAGCGTTATGTTGGAGCTGAAGATAAAGAAACGAAACTTCATAAGCTAGGCGGACCGGAATGGAAAAAGACAAAGGCAAAAGTATCGTCTGCGGTACAAGATATTGCGGATGATTTAATTAAGCTTTATGCCCAGCGTGAGGCAGAAGTAGGCTTTGCCTTTGCTCCGGATACAGATGAGCAGCGTAATTTTGAGGATGCTTTTCCATATGAAGAGACAGAGGATCAGTTACGTACAATTATCGAAGTGAAACATGATATGGAACGTGAACGACCAATGGACCGACTTGTTTGTGGAGATGTTGGGTATGGTAAAACTGAAGTGGCCATTCGTGCAGCATTTAAAGCGATACTTGATGGTAAGCAAGTAGCATTCTTAGTACCGACAACCATATTAGCGCAACAACATTACGAAACGATTCATAAGCGTTTTGAGGAATTTGCGATGAATGTTGGCTTGTTAAGTCGCTTCCGTACGAAAAAGCAGCAAACAGAAACATTAAAAGGGTTACGTGAAGGAACGGTTGATATTGTAATTGGCACGCATCGTGTTTTGTCCAAGGACGTTGTGTATCAAAATTTAGGTTTACTAATTGTTGATGAAGAGCAACGTTTTGGTGTCACGCACAAGGAAAAAATTAAGCAGCTGAAAACGAATATTGATGTACTGACACTGACAGCAACGCCAATTCCACGTACACTTCATATGTCGATGGTTGGTGTGCGTGATTTATCGGTCATTGAAACGCCACCTCAAAACCGTTTCCCTGTACAAACCTATGTGATGGAGCATAGTGGGGCCCTTGTCCGCGAAGCCATTGAACGTGAAATGGCGCGCGGCGGACAAACGTTTTATTTATACAATCGGGTAGAAGATATGGCTAGACGGGTAGAGGAAATTCAAATGCTCGTACCGGATGCGCGTGTTGCTTTTGCGCATGGTCGAATGACAGAGGCACAGTTAGAGTCTGTTATTTTATCCTTTATTGACGGGGAGTATGACGTGCTTGTGACGACGACGATTATTGAAACGGGTGTCGATATTCCAAATGTAAATACATTAATTGTGCATGATGCCGATCGCATGGGATTATCACAGCTATACCAATTGCGCGGCCGTGTTGGTCGTTCAAGTCGGATTGCGTATGCCTATTTTATGTACGAGCGTGATAAAGTGTTGTCAGATGTTGCAGAGCAGCGTTTGCAGGCGGTGAAAGAATTTACGGAGCTTGGTTCGGGCTTTAAAATTGCGATGCGTGACTTATCAATACGTGGAGCAGGAAATTTACTCGGTGCCCAACAGCATGGCTTTATTGATTCGGTCGGCTTTGATTTATATTCGCAAATGCTTGAAGAAGCTGTGGAAGAACGTCGTAGTGGTGTGAAGCGTGAAGAAAAAGTTGATATTGAAATCATTCTCCAGGTCGATGCGTATATTCCAGATGCATATATTCCGGATGGATATCAAAAAATTCAAATGTATAAGAGAATAAAAGCAATGGAACGTGTGGAAGATTACTTGGAAATTATCGATGAAATGCAAGACCGTTTTGGCGATATTCCGCCTGAAACGGAGCGCTTAATGCGAATTGCTCGAATGAAGGTTTGGGCAGCTCAGGCTGATGTCTTATCCATTAAAGAAAAACAACAGGTTGCTTCAATTACATTATCTGAGCAAGGGACAGCACTGTCAGATGGTGCAAAAATTGTGGAGCAGTCGATGGAATTTGGGCAAGCAGTTGGCTTCGGAATGGAAGGCACTCAATTGATTGTAACAGTGAATTATAAAAAATGTGGAAAATATTCACCGTTGGAAGTACTTGAAAAGATGATGGAAATTATTTCGAACGCAAAAAAGGCATAA
- the spoVT gene encoding stage V sporulation protein T, which yields MKATGIVRRIDDLGRVVIPKEIRRTLRIREGDPLEIYTDREGEVILKKYSPINDLGEFAQEYVQSLFEILGTPSFISDRDEMIAVAGASKKEYLSRRLTPFAEDIIKARTSVVEKLEMTIELVAGQYEQVKSYCAVPIISNGDPIGAVYLLSKAHFIGEVEQKAAETAANFLAKQMES from the coding sequence ATGAAAGCAACAGGAATAGTACGTCGTATTGATGATTTAGGTCGTGTTGTCATACCGAAAGAAATACGTAGAACGCTTCGGATTCGTGAAGGTGATCCACTTGAGATCTATACCGACCGCGAAGGAGAAGTTATTTTAAAAAAATACTCTCCAATTAACGACTTAGGTGAATTTGCGCAAGAATATGTGCAGTCACTATTTGAAATATTAGGGACACCAAGTTTTATAAGTGATCGTGATGAAATGATTGCGGTCGCGGGTGCATCTAAAAAAGAATATTTGTCGAGACGATTAACACCATTTGCCGAAGATATTATAAAAGCAAGGACGAGTGTTGTTGAAAAACTTGAAATGACGATAGAGCTAGTCGCTGGACAATATGAGCAAGTGAAGTCCTATTGTGCGGTGCCAATCATTTCAAATGGTGATCCAATTGGTGCTGTTTACTTATTATCAAAGGCGCATTTCATTGGAGAAGTGGAACAAAAAGCTGCTGAGACGGCTGCTAACTTTTTAGCAAAGCAAATGGAAAGTTAA
- the yabP gene encoding sporulation protein YabP, translated as MTIHQESNRYTISSGDHLVTVRNRKRMDMTSVKSIERFDQEEFFVNTSQGHLLIRGEELRIVHLDVDKGLLTLEGEVKQLSYDDSENGLSKSFLHKLFG; from the coding sequence ATGACAATCCATCAAGAAAGCAACCGTTATACAATTTCTTCTGGCGATCACTTAGTTACTGTTCGCAATCGCAAACGAATGGATATGACATCTGTAAAGTCAATTGAACGATTTGATCAAGAAGAATTTTTTGTTAATACCTCACAAGGGCATCTATTAATTCGTGGCGAGGAGCTACGTATTGTCCATTTAGATGTAGATAAAGGCTTACTAACTTTAGAGGGTGAAGTAAAGCAATTATCATATGACGATTCCGAAAATGGACTATCAAAAAGCTTCCTCCATAAATTGTTTGGATGA
- a CDS encoding sodium:potassium antiporter: MIQNFTYLAFLCGISMLLIVGGVLLTNLPLPFQIMMIIFGLIGGIICFITLIRLLVKHNQDPNEK, encoded by the coding sequence ATGATTCAAAACTTTACATATCTTGCATTCCTTTGTGGTATTAGTATGCTGTTGATCGTCGGTGGCGTGTTGCTAACTAATTTGCCACTTCCATTTCAAATTATGATGATTATTTTTGGACTTATTGGAGGCATCATTTGCTTTATTACACTCATCCGCTTACTTGTTAAGCATAATCAAGACCCCAATGAAAAATAA
- a CDS encoding RNA-binding S4 domain-containing protein: MRLDKFLKVSRLIKRRTLAKEVAVQGRIAINGKIAKASSAVKVGDELAIRFGQKIVTARVEELREMVKKEDALKMFTILKEERLEKVEPEFIDDEE, from the coding sequence ATGCGTTTAGATAAATTTTTAAAAGTGTCTCGTTTAATCAAGCGCCGTACATTGGCAAAAGAAGTAGCGGTACAAGGCCGTATTGCGATTAATGGAAAAATTGCAAAGGCAAGCAGTGCAGTGAAAGTTGGCGATGAACTAGCAATTCGATTTGGCCAAAAGATTGTGACGGCTCGCGTAGAAGAGTTACGTGAGATGGTAAAAAAAGAAGATGCCTTAAAGATGTTTACCATTTTAAAAGAAGAGCGATTAGAAAAAGTAGAACCTGAATTTATTGATGATGAAGAATAG